From the Saccharomonospora marina XMU15 genome, the window GAGCGCGACCAGGTGGAACTGGATGCGCCGGTGGCGCGGTACCTGCCGGAGTTCGGCGTGAACGGTAAAGCGGCCATCACCGTGCGGCAACTGCTCACCCACACCTCCGGACTCGAACCCTTCCTGCCGTTGTGGCGCGACTGGCCCGACAAGGCATCCCGGATCAGCGCGGTGATGCGGGTACGCCCGCAGTCGCCTCCCGGTACCGACTACACCTACTCCGACCTGAACCTGATCACGCTTGGGGTGCTCGTCGAACGGTTGACCGGCTCGTCGCTGGACGCGGTGATCGCTGCACGAATCACCGGGCCACTGGGCATGGCCGACACCGGCTTCAACCCGCCCGCACACAAGGTCCCTCGAATCGCCGCCACAGAGTTCCAGACGGAACCCGAGCGCGGCATGCTCCGCGGCGAGGTACACGACGAGAACGCATGGTCGCTTGGCGGCGTGGCCGGACACGCCGGAATCTTCTCGACCGCCTCCGACCTGGCCGTACTCGGGCAGGCCCTGCTCAACGGCGGAGCTTACGCGGGCGAGCGGATACTGAGCGAGCAATCCGTGCGCGCGATGCTGACCAACCACAACGACCGGTTCCCCGGGGACGCACACGGGCTGGGTTTCGAACTCGACCAGATCTGGTACATGGGTGGGCTGACCTCCCCCCGCACTGCCGGGCACACCGGCTACACCGGCACGTCCCTCGTCATCGACCCGCTGTCTGGCTCCATCGCGATACTGCTCACCAACCGGGTCCACCCCACCCGTTCCTGGGGTTCGGTGAACCCGGCGCGACAGGCGTGGGCGACGGGGCTTTCCCGAGCACTCGCCGTACCGCCTGCTCGTGGGCCGCACGCCTGGTCCAGCGTCATCGGCGACAGCGAGGTGGCAACGCTCACGACACCGGCGCTGACGGTGAGCGACCGTTACACCTCAGCGCGATTCCATGCGTTCGTGGATTCCGAGCCCACCGACCCACTCGTCGTGGAGGCGAGTACTGATGAAGGCCGGACCTGGCGCACCCTCGAAGTGCGGGTGCGGGGCCGTGGATCACCCGACAAAACGGTCAACTCACTGTCCGGTACCGGTCACCGTTCGTGGTGGTCGGCCCGTGTGATGGTTCCCAGGGGCCAGAAAGTCACTCTTCGTTGGCGATTCACCACCGACAGCAGCGACACGGGCCGGGGTGTGTGCATCGACGCAATCCGGATCGCGGATACCGAGCGAGTACTGCTCGACGCGGAGCGCCACCCGGAAACGATCATCACCGACGGGTTTGCCCTGAGCAACGGCTGATTAGTTGCCAAGTTGTTAGGCGATTCAGGTTAACAACCAAGACACGGTTGGCGACTTTCTCAGCAACTACGAAACGCCACGGCCGCGATGTGGAAGGACACTCGCGGGTGTGATTACGCGGGAAGGTGCGGGTAACCTTGTCGGAGATGTCTACGGTTAGTAAGTTTCCCACGGACGTCGCAGATACCGGCGACGTCACCACAGTGGAAGCTGCCGAATCCGCCCCGGCGGCCGCGCACGACAGTGGTTCGCGCGGCACCGACGACTCGACCTCATGGGATGCCGACGCGAGCCCACTCGTGCGCATCCGGTCGCTGCTGCCCGGCCTCGCCAAAGCCGAACAGCGCGTGGCCAACGTCGTACTGGAAGATCCCTCCTCGGTCGCCCGGCGCAGCATCACCGAAGTCGCGCTGGCAGCGCACACGAGCGAGACGACCGTCACGCGGTTCTGCAAGGCGGTCGGCGTGGGCGGCTACCCGCAGTTGCGAATCGCACTCGCTGCCGACACCGCTCGGTCGCAGGCGCGGACGTCTCGTGACCTCGGAGGTGAGATCACAGCGGAAGACGACCTCGCGTCCGTCGTAAGCAAGGTGAGCTTCGCCGACGCCAGAGCCGTCGAGGAGACAGCCGAGCAGCTCGATATCGCCACACTGACGCGAGTCATCGACCTTGTCGCGAACGCGAGCCGTGTCGACGTCTACGGCGTCGGCGCCAGCGCCTTCGTGGCCGCCGACCTGCAACAGAAGCTTCACCGCATCGGCAGGGTGAGCTTCTCCTGGTCCGACACCCACATCATGCTCACCTCGGCGGCCGTGCTGAAAGGAGGCGACATCGCGGTGGGCATCTCCCACACCGGCGCCACGACCGACACCATCGAGGCACTGCGGGTCGCCCGGGAGCACGGGGCGACCACGGTGGCGCTGACCAATTTCCCCCGTTCACCGATCACGGACGTTTCCGACTACGTACTCACCACCGCCGCACGTGAAACGACCTTCCGCTCGGGTGCGACAGCGAGCCGGATCGCCCAACTCACCGTGATCGACTGCCTGTTCATCGGCGTCGCACAGCGGCATCTGGACGAGTCGGTCAGTGCACTCGATGCGACCCGTGACGCGGTGGGTACTCACAGGCTCGGCGTTCGTCCCGACGGCAGGAGGCGCACCAGAGACGCAGGTAAGTAGCAGCCGCCTGCGGCGGGCACGTTCGGAAACCGACGACAGTGAGGCGAATGATGACCGTATCGCGCCACGTGGTGCACGTCGACTCGCCGACGGAGCAGCGCAACCAACGCACGACCGACATCGACCAGTTGCCCACGATCGGCGTTCTGGCCGCTATCAACACCGAGGACCGGGAGGTCCCCGGTGCCGTGCGGGCTGTCTTGCCCGAGCTGGCACGAGCCGTCGACTACGCCACGGAGGCGCTGCGATCCGGTCACCGCGTGCACTACGTGGGAGCAGGCACGTCCGGAAGGTTGGCGGTGCTCGACGCGGCC encodes:
- a CDS encoding serine hydrolase domain-containing protein, with translation MAAPRGRIAVLVALMALLGATAMASTNPASGRFDIPREGFAPASTMLRETTPEQAGLDPAPITATAQHLSDWTRPNAVEGHPLFAGAVAMLVHDGKIVATHATGSAVRYADGSGTELPREQQVPMRPDTIFDLASVTKLFTSIAVLQLVERDQVELDAPVARYLPEFGVNGKAAITVRQLLTHTSGLEPFLPLWRDWPDKASRISAVMRVRPQSPPGTDYTYSDLNLITLGVLVERLTGSSLDAVIAARITGPLGMADTGFNPPAHKVPRIAATEFQTEPERGMLRGEVHDENAWSLGGVAGHAGIFSTASDLAVLGQALLNGGAYAGERILSEQSVRAMLTNHNDRFPGDAHGLGFELDQIWYMGGLTSPRTAGHTGYTGTSLVIDPLSGSIAILLTNRVHPTRSWGSVNPARQAWATGLSRALAVPPARGPHAWSSVIGDSEVATLTTPALTVSDRYTSARFHAFVDSEPTDPLVVEASTDEGRTWRTLEVRVRGRGSPDKTVNSLSGTGHRSWWSARVMVPRGQKVTLRWRFTTDSSDTGRGVCIDAIRIADTERVLLDAERHPETIITDGFALSNG
- a CDS encoding MurR/RpiR family transcriptional regulator: MSTVSKFPTDVADTGDVTTVEAAESAPAAAHDSGSRGTDDSTSWDADASPLVRIRSLLPGLAKAEQRVANVVLEDPSSVARRSITEVALAAHTSETTVTRFCKAVGVGGYPQLRIALAADTARSQARTSRDLGGEITAEDDLASVVSKVSFADARAVEETAEQLDIATLTRVIDLVANASRVDVYGVGASAFVAADLQQKLHRIGRVSFSWSDTHIMLTSAAVLKGGDIAVGISHTGATTDTIEALRVAREHGATTVALTNFPRSPITDVSDYVLTTAARETTFRSGATASRIAQLTVIDCLFIGVAQRHLDESVSALDATRDAVGTHRLGVRPDGRRRTRDAGK